Proteins found in one Streptomyces sp. CB09001 genomic segment:
- the alaS gene encoding alanine--tRNA ligase codes for MESAEIRRRWLSFFEERGHTVVPSASLIADDPTLLLVPAGMVPFKPYFLGEVKPPFDRATSVQKCVRTPDIEEVGKTTRHGTFFQMCGNFSFGDYFKEGAIKYAWELLTSPQDKGGYGLDPERLWITVYKDDDEAERIWHDVVGVPSERIQRLGKKDNYWSMGVPGPCGPCSEINYDRGPEFGAEGGPAVNDERYVEIWNLVFMQYERGEGIGKEEFEILGELPSKNIDTGLGLERLAMILQGVQNMYEIDTSMAVINKATELTGVAYGDAQASDVSLRVVTDHMRTSVMLIGDGVTPGNEGRGYVLRRIMRRAIRNMRLLGATGPVVKDLIDVVIGMMGQQYPELVTDRERIEKVALAEENAFLKTLKAGTNILDTAVTDTKAAGGTVLAGDKAFLLHDTWGFPIDLTLEMAAEQGLSVDEDGFRRLMKEQRERAKADAQAKKTGHAGAGAYREIADKAGATDFVGYTDTETESTIVGILVDGASSPAATEGDEVEIVLDRTPFYAEGGGQIGDTGRIRVDTGAVIEIRDCQKPVPGVYVHKGVVQVGEVTVGAKAQASIDDRRRKAIARAHSATHLTHQALRDALGPTAAQAGSENQPGRFRFDFGSPSAVPTAVMTDVEQKINEVLARDLDVRADVMGIDEAKKQGAIAEFGEKYGERVRVVTIGDFSKELCGGTHVHNTAQLGLVKLLGESSIGSGVRRIEALVGVDAYSFLAREHTVVAQLQELIKGRPEELPEKVSAMLGKLKDAEKEIEKFRAEKVLQAAGGLADSAKDVRGVALVTGQVPDGTTADDLRKLVLDVRGRIQGGRAAVVALFTTVNGKPLTVIATNEAARERGLKAGDLVRAAAKTLGGGGGGKPDVAQGGGQNPAAIGDAVAAVERLVADTAK; via the coding sequence ATGGAGTCGGCCGAGATTCGTCGCCGCTGGTTGAGCTTCTTCGAGGAGCGCGGTCACACCGTCGTCCCTTCGGCGTCGCTCATCGCGGACGACCCGACTCTGCTCCTCGTCCCGGCCGGCATGGTGCCCTTCAAGCCCTACTTCCTGGGTGAGGTCAAGCCGCCCTTCGACCGCGCCACCAGCGTCCAGAAGTGCGTGCGCACGCCGGACATCGAAGAGGTCGGCAAGACCACCCGGCACGGCACGTTCTTCCAGATGTGCGGCAACTTCTCCTTCGGCGACTACTTCAAGGAAGGCGCCATCAAGTACGCCTGGGAGCTGCTCACCAGCCCCCAGGACAAGGGCGGTTACGGCCTCGACCCCGAGCGCCTGTGGATCACCGTCTACAAGGACGACGACGAGGCCGAGCGCATCTGGCACGACGTCGTGGGCGTCCCCTCCGAGCGCATCCAGCGCCTCGGCAAGAAGGACAACTACTGGTCCATGGGTGTCCCCGGACCCTGCGGCCCCTGCTCCGAGATCAACTACGACCGCGGCCCCGAGTTCGGCGCCGAGGGCGGCCCCGCCGTCAACGACGAGCGGTACGTGGAGATCTGGAACCTCGTCTTCATGCAGTACGAGCGGGGCGAGGGCATCGGCAAGGAGGAGTTCGAGATCCTCGGCGAGCTGCCGAGCAAGAACATCGACACCGGCCTGGGCCTGGAACGCCTCGCCATGATTCTGCAGGGCGTGCAGAACATGTACGAGATCGACACCTCCATGGCGGTCATCAACAAGGCCACCGAACTGACCGGCGTGGCCTACGGAGACGCCCAGGCCTCGGACGTCTCGCTGCGCGTGGTCACCGACCACATGCGCACCTCCGTGATGCTCATCGGCGACGGCGTCACCCCCGGCAACGAGGGCCGCGGCTACGTGCTGCGCCGCATCATGCGCCGCGCCATCCGCAACATGCGGCTGCTCGGGGCCACCGGTCCGGTCGTCAAGGACCTCATCGACGTCGTGATCGGCATGATGGGGCAGCAGTACCCCGAGCTGGTCACCGACCGCGAGCGGATCGAGAAGGTCGCCCTCGCCGAGGAGAACGCCTTCCTGAAGACGCTGAAGGCCGGCACCAACATCCTCGACACCGCGGTCACCGACACCAAGGCCGCGGGCGGCACCGTCCTCGCCGGTGACAAGGCGTTCCTGCTCCACGACACCTGGGGCTTCCCGATCGACCTCACCCTGGAGATGGCCGCCGAACAGGGGCTGTCCGTGGACGAGGACGGCTTCCGGCGCCTGATGAAGGAGCAGCGGGAGCGCGCCAAGGCGGACGCCCAGGCCAAGAAGACCGGCCACGCCGGTGCCGGTGCCTACCGGGAGATCGCCGACAAGGCCGGCGCCACCGACTTCGTCGGCTACACGGACACCGAGACCGAGTCCACGATCGTCGGCATCCTCGTCGACGGCGCCTCGTCCCCGGCCGCCACCGAGGGCGACGAGGTCGAGATCGTGCTGGACCGCACCCCGTTCTACGCCGAGGGCGGCGGCCAGATCGGCGACACCGGCCGGATCCGGGTCGACACCGGCGCCGTGATCGAGATCCGCGACTGCCAGAAGCCGGTGCCGGGCGTGTACGTCCACAAGGGCGTCGTCCAGGTCGGCGAGGTCACCGTCGGTGCCAAGGCGCAGGCCTCCATCGACGACCGCCGCCGCAAGGCCATCGCCCGTGCCCACTCGGCGACCCACCTCACCCACCAGGCGCTGCGCGACGCCCTCGGCCCGACGGCCGCGCAGGCCGGTTCCGAGAACCAGCCCGGCCGCTTCCGCTTCGACTTCGGCTCGCCGTCCGCCGTGCCGACGGCCGTGATGACCGACGTGGAGCAGAAGATCAACGAGGTGCTCGCCCGCGACCTCGACGTGCGCGCCGACGTCATGGGCATCGACGAGGCCAAGAAGCAGGGCGCCATCGCCGAGTTCGGCGAGAAGTACGGCGAGCGCGTGCGCGTCGTGACCATCGGCGACTTCTCCAAGGAGCTGTGCGGCGGCACCCACGTGCACAACACCGCCCAGCTCGGCCTGGTCAAGCTGCTCGGCGAGTCCTCCATCGGCTCGGGTGTGCGCCGCATCGAGGCCCTGGTCGGCGTGGACGCCTACAGCTTCCTCGCCCGCGAGCACACGGTCGTCGCCCAGCTCCAGGAGCTGATCAAGGGCCGTCCGGAGGAGCTGCCGGAGAAGGTCTCCGCCATGCTCGGCAAGCTCAAGGACGCCGAGAAGGAGATCGAGAAGTTCCGCGCCGAGAAGGTCCTCCAGGCCGCCGGCGGTCTCGCCGACTCCGCCAAGGACGTGCGCGGTGTGGCCCTGGTGACCGGCCAGGTCCCGGACGGCACCACCGCCGACGACCTGCGCAAGCTGGTCCTCGACGTGCGCGGCCGCATCCAGGGCGGCCGGGCTGCCGTCGTGGCTCTGTTCACGACGGTGAACGGCAAGCCCCTCACGGTCATCGCCACCAACGAGGCCGCCCGCGAGCGCGGCCTCAAGGCCGGTGACCTGGTGCGCGCCGCCGCCAAGACCCTCGGCGGCGGCGGTGGCGGCAAGCCGGACGTCGCCCAGGGCGGCGGCCAGAACCCGGCCGCCATCGGTGACGCGGTCGCCGCGGTCGAGCGCCTCGTGGCGGACACCGCCAAGTGA
- a CDS encoding DUF948 domain-containing protein codes for MHTVSGGEVAGILVAVFWAILVSFLAVALARLAQTLRTTTKLVADVTDQAVPLLADASAAVRSAQTQIDRVDAIASDVQEVTSNASALSTTVASTFGGPLVKVAAFGYGVRRALGGRKEDMSAPAAQARRNVIVGRTLPAARRTKRKKG; via the coding sequence GTGCACACAGTGTCCGGTGGCGAGGTGGCCGGGATCCTGGTGGCCGTCTTCTGGGCGATCCTGGTCTCCTTCCTCGCCGTCGCACTGGCGAGGCTGGCCCAGACGCTCAGGACGACCACCAAACTCGTGGCGGACGTGACCGACCAGGCCGTCCCCCTGCTGGCCGACGCCTCCGCGGCGGTGCGCAGCGCGCAGACCCAGATCGACCGGGTCGACGCGATCGCCTCCGACGTCCAGGAGGTCACCTCGAACGCCTCCGCGCTGTCCACCACCGTGGCCTCCACCTTCGGCGGCCCGCTGGTCAAGGTCGCGGCGTTCGGGTACGGCGTGCGCCGGGCACTCGGCGGTCGCAAGGAGGACATGTCCGCCCCGGCCGCCCAGGCACGGCGCAACGTGATCGTGGGCCGTACGCTCCCGGCCGCGCGGCGGACGAAGCGGAAGAAGGGCTGA